In the genome of Dermacentor andersoni chromosome 3, qqDerAnde1_hic_scaffold, whole genome shotgun sequence, one region contains:
- the LOC140216603 gene encoding uncharacterized protein yields MAAHAGPPGFDETEDSWDAYQVRLQSYVEAYGIVDSKERRALLTAALSTATVGIITVRCAPAKIQDFTYEKLLELLAEHFAPQGNEIAESYKFFTRCQRPDESTKDFIVEIRKKACSSNFGEARDRMLRDRLVCGLRDTGVRRKLLARPSLTLKEAEDIALAAEMAALNVDHMERTQDYGDVHAVRSKVQGQPYYHKTHPSTSRPSEDVVCPCCGSTKHKAAKCKFRRAECFRCRRKGHLAKMCVWKQGVALCKEHSSESDGNELCLLSLYTTSVNLVKPVVRTLCWSGIPLTMQVDTGSPVSIIT; encoded by the coding sequence ATGGCGGCCCACGCCGGACCACCGGGTTTCGACGAAACGGAAGACAGTTGGGACGCCTACCAGGTGCGTCTGCAGTCCTACGTTGAAGCTTACGGTATCGTCGACTCGAAGGAACGACGAGCCCTGCTAACGGCAGCCTTAAGCACGGCAACAGTCGGCATAATAACGGTACGGTGCGCGCCGGCGAAGATTCAAGACTTTACCTATGAGAAGctgcttgaactgctggcagaGCACTTTGCGCCACAGGGCAACGAAATAGCGGAGTCTTACAAGTTCTTCACCAGATGCCAGCGTCCCGACGAGTCAACGAAGGACTTCATTGTGGAAATTCGGAAGAAGGCCTGCAGTAGCAACTTTGGCGAGGCACGGGACAGGATGCTACGAGACAGACTTGTTTGTGGTCTACGTGATACCGGCGTTCGTCGGAAGCTTTTGGCCAGACCTTCGCTGACGCTGAAAGAAGCCGAAGATATAGCGTTAGCAGCAGAGATGGCAGCTCTCAACGTTGATCACATGGAGAGGACACAGGATTATGGCGACGTCCATGCTGTGAGGAGCAAGGTGCAAGGTCAACCGTATTACCACAAGACTCATCCGAGCACTTCTCGACCAAGCGAAGACGTCGTTTGCCCGTGCTGTGGTAGCACTAAGCACAAGGCAGCAAAGTGCAAGTTTCGCCGGGCGGAGTGTTTTCGCTGCCGACGTAAAGGGCACCTAGCTAAGAtgtgtgtatggaaacaaggGGTGGCCCTTTGTAAGGAGCATTCTTCAGAGAGCGACGGCAACGAACTTTGTCTACTGAGTTTGTACACTACGTCGGTAAACTTGGTCAAGCCTGTGGTTCGCACCCTCTGCTGGAGCGGAATTCCGCTGACAATGCAAGTGGACACCGGATCGCCTGTCTCCATCATTACGTGA